The DNA segment CGTAGATGTAGACGGGGAGCAGCCCGGAGCTGAGGCTGCCGATGGCGGAGTAGGCGGCGGGGGTGAGGTCGATCACCCGGTGGGTGCGGCACACGCCGTTGCAGCAGGTCTTCTCGCTGCACCACATCTGGGTGTTGGGGCCGCAGTCGGCGAGGGTGACGCAGACGGTGGCGCCGGAGCACTGGTGCTTGACGTTGACCACGGAGCCGCAGCCGCGTCTGGGCATGTTCTCGCCGCAGGCGGCCGGGTTGGTGACGTTCCAGCAGGCGGACGTCAGGTTCGGCCAGGCGGCCATGTTCCGGCTGGACTGACAGGTGCCGCAGGCGCCGGTGCCGGTACTGCCGCAGGGGCCCCAGGAGCTGCCGCAGCAGAACCAGGACGTCTCGCCGGCCCACAGCGAGGTGGATCCGCAAGCCATTGCTTGTCCCTTCGTCGATGGGGGAGTTCAGTGCACCGTTCGGAGTGGGGGTTGAGTTGATCAGTGCATGACAACTTGCGACGAAACAGCTGTGCGGGATGGTGCGTCGGCCACGCCATGATGCTCGCTTCTACGCGCGTTGGCCAGAGGGTGCGGTGCCGCTCCGCGTGAACGCCCGCTAACCTGCGGGGCATGACCGTGAATCTCGAAGTCGCCGACGGTGTAGGAACTCTGCGCCTGGACCGCCCGCCGATGAACGCGCTGGACGTGGCCACGCAGGACCGGCTGAAGGAGCTCGCCGAGGAGGCCACGCGCCGCGAGGACGTGCGTGCCGTGGTGATCTACGGTGGCGAGCGGGTGTTCGCGGCGGGCGCGGACATCAAGGAGATGCAGGCCATGGACCACACCGCGATGGTCCTGCGCGCCCGCGGCCTTCAGGACTCCTTCAGCGCCGTGGCCCGCATCCCCAAGCCCGTGGTCGCCGCGATCACCGGGTACGCGCTCGGCGGCGGCTGCGAACTGGCCCTGTGCGCCGACTACCGCATCGCCGCGGACAACGCCAAGCTCGGCCAGCCCGAGATCCTGCTCGGTCTGATCCCGGGCGCCGGCGGCACCCAGCGGCTGCCCCGCCTCATCGGTCCCTCCAAGGCGAAGGACCTGATCTTCACGGGCCGCATGGTGAAGGCCGACGAGGCCCTCGCCCTCGGACTGGTGGACCGCGTCGTACCGGCCGACGAGGTGTACGGGCAGGCGCACGCCTGGGCCGCCGCGCTCGCCAAGGGTCCGGCCATCGCCCT comes from the Streptomyces sp. NBC_00820 genome and includes:
- a CDS encoding enoyl-CoA hydratase/isomerase family protein, which codes for MTVNLEVADGVGTLRLDRPPMNALDVATQDRLKELAEEATRREDVRAVVIYGGERVFAAGADIKEMQAMDHTAMVLRARGLQDSFSAVARIPKPVVAAITGYALGGGCELALCADYRIAADNAKLGQPEILLGLIPGAGGTQRLPRLIGPSKAKDLIFTGRMVKADEALALGLVDRVVPADEVYGQAHAWAAALAKGPAIALRAAKESVDTGLETDIDTGLAVERNWFAGLFATEDRERGMRSFVEEGPGKAKFV